The sequence CGTGGGATTGAACGTCATGATCTCGACCGTGGGGACGCGCCCCACACCCGGCTTGATCGAGGGCAACAGCTTCTGTGCCACGATGCCGCGCATGTTGAAGGCGATGGCGCTGCGCAGCGCGGTGTGCATGTCCTGCGGAAAGAGATCGAGAATACGGCCGATCGTCGTCGGGGCGCTCGAGGCGTGGATCGTGCCGAACACCAAGTGCCCCGTCTCGGCAGCGTGGATGGCCGTGAGGAACGTTTCCTTATCGCGCATTTCGCCCACGAGCATCACGTCGGGATCTTCGCGGACGGCGTGCTTCATGCCGATCTCGAAGTTCTTCACGTCCATGCCGATCTCGCGCTGATTGATCAGGCACTTGTCTTCGGTGAAGACGACTTCGACCGGGTCCTCGAGCGTGAGGATGTGCTTGCGATAGTTGTGATTGATCCAGTTGAGCATCGAGGCGATGGTAGTCGTCTTGCCCGAGCCCGTCACCCCGGCCAGCAGCACCATGCCCTGATCGAACTTGCACAGTTCTTCCATGATCGGCGGCAGGTTCAGCCCGGCGAAGTCGGGAATCCAGTTGTTCACGCGCCGCGCGACCAGCCCCACGTGCCCCATCTGCTGCAGCAGGTTCACGCGGAATCGCCACGTCGTGCCGTCGACGTCGACCGTGTGGGCAAAGTCGGCGCCGCCGGTCTCGTCGAAGATCTTGCGATTCCGCTCGTCCATCATCGGAAAGCAGAGGCGGACCATCTCTTCGTCGTCGATCGGGCCGCGATTCAGCGGGCGCAACGAGCCGTTGATGCGGCAATACGGGGGCTTGCCGACCTTGAGGTGGAGATCGCTCCCCTTCAGCTTGACCTGGGTACGAAAGAGCTTGTCGATTTCCAGCTCGCGCTTGCCACGCCCGGTAAAGCGTTCGTCTAACGTCGATGCCATGCGATGTCGCTCTCCTCAGTCGCCCTGCTCGTGCTTATGATGGACCGCGTCAGGCACTCCGCCGTACCGGAAT comes from Pirellulales bacterium and encodes:
- a CDS encoding PilT/PilU family type 4a pilus ATPase; protein product: MASTLDERFTGRGKRELEIDKLFRTQVKLKGSDLHLKVGKPPYCRINGSLRPLNRGPIDDEEMVRLCFPMMDERNRKIFDETGGADFAHTVDVDGTTWRFRVNLLQQMGHVGLVARRVNNWIPDFAGLNLPPIMEELCKFDQGMVLLAGVTGSGKTTTIASMLNWINHNYRKHILTLEDPVEVVFTEDKCLINQREIGMDVKNFEIGMKHAVREDPDVMLVGEMRDKETFLTAIHAAETGHLVFGTIHASSAPTTIGRILDLFPQDMHTALRSAIAFNMRGIVAQKLLPSIKPGVGRVPTVEIMTFNPTVRKLVLEEHDEKLPDAIRMCALEGMQDFTMSLKGLVDAELIDRATAFEVAPNVEALKMALKGISVAQAGIL